A window of the Fuscovulum sp. genome harbors these coding sequences:
- the rpoN gene encoding RNA polymerase factor sigma-54, with the protein MATNQRIEVTTTQRLHLSMALQSSLRLLKADAAGLTRYLEEQAAENPALQLGPPPAGDWLPRWDSMFRSDDPPPSLAESAPPSLMAHVTDWIARQSLSRLDARIALALADALEPSGWLGQPLRQIAADAGVNVAQVDVVLTRLHSIEPAGLFARSLSECLRLQARAEGPADPVLLGVIDNLDLVATNDTARLARKLGATEAEIAQAIRAIRAMNPKPGAAFDSLAAPIREPDLIARRGDLGWTVALNRSALPSVTVTPGRGKGQGPARALLRLVEARNATLLRVGQEILRRQEAALDHGPARLLPMTMADVADALELHESTISRVVSGTSVDTPRGTFWLRALFSARRGSDAAPDLSAAALRAQLATLIAREDRRNPLSDDALARALSDEGAVIARRTVAKYRAVQGIPPAHRRKA; encoded by the coding sequence ATGGCCACCAATCAGCGGATCGAAGTCACCACCACCCAGCGCCTGCACCTCTCGATGGCGCTGCAATCCTCGCTGCGCCTGCTCAAGGCCGATGCCGCAGGCCTGACCCGCTATCTCGAAGAACAGGCCGCCGAAAACCCCGCATTGCAGCTTGGCCCGCCGCCCGCCGGCGACTGGCTTCCCCGCTGGGACAGCATGTTTCGCAGCGATGATCCCCCGCCCAGCCTGGCCGAATCCGCCCCGCCCAGCTTGATGGCCCATGTCACCGACTGGATCGCCCGCCAATCCCTGTCCAGGCTTGACGCCCGCATCGCACTTGCCCTTGCTGATGCGCTTGAACCCTCCGGCTGGCTGGGCCAACCCCTGCGCCAGATCGCAGCCGATGCTGGCGTGAACGTGGCACAGGTCGATGTCGTCCTCACCCGTCTGCACAGCATCGAACCCGCAGGCCTTTTCGCCCGCTCCCTGTCCGAATGCCTGCGGCTGCAAGCCCGCGCCGAAGGCCCCGCCGATCCCGTCCTGCTGGGCGTCATCGACAACCTCGATCTGGTGGCCACGAATGACACCGCCCGTCTTGCCCGCAAGCTCGGCGCAACCGAAGCCGAAATCGCCCAGGCCATCCGCGCCATCCGCGCGATGAACCCCAAACCCGGTGCCGCCTTCGACAGCCTCGCCGCCCCGATCCGCGAACCCGATCTTATCGCCCGCAGGGGCGATCTGGGCTGGACCGTCGCTCTCAACCGTTCCGCCCTGCCCAGCGTCACCGTCACGCCCGGCCGTGGCAAAGGTCAGGGCCCCGCCCGCGCCCTGCTCCGTCTGGTCGAGGCGCGCAACGCCACCCTCTTGCGCGTGGGCCAGGAAATCCTGCGCCGACAAGAGGCCGCGCTTGATCACGGCCCCGCCCGCCTCTTGCCCATGACCATGGCCGATGTCGCCGACGCCCTCGAACTGCACGAAAGCACCATCAGCCGCGTGGTCTCCGGCACCAGCGTCGACACCCCGCGCGGCACCTTCTGGCTGCGCGCGCTGTTCTCCGCCCGCCGGGGCAGCGACGCCGCCCCCGATCTCTCCGCCGCCGCCCTGCGCGCCCAACTCGCCACGCTCATCGCGCGCGAGGACCGCCGCAATCCCCTCTCCGACGATGCCCTCGCCCGCGCCCTGTCGGACGAAGGCGCGGTGATCGCCCGACGCACCGTCGCCAAATACCGCGCCGTACAGGGCATCCCCCCCGCCCATCGCCGCAAGGCCTGA
- the selD gene encoding selenide, water dikinase SelD: MQDPIPLVQDIVLVGGGHAHALVLRMWAMDPLPGVRLTVINPNPAAPYTGMLPGLIAAHYRADEIMIDLVRLARFAGARVILDRAVGIDRAAKKVLLAGRGALRYDLLSLDIGIGSDLPDVPGFAEHAVAAKPLGDYARRWGAFVAKAPAEPRLVLIGAGVGGVELALASAHRLRAAGRVPQVTLLEQSAAVLPNIGARARATLLARLDAAGVVIRTGVRPVAVGADHVMLSDGARLASDFTLSVAGARPQGWLAETGLMMHEGFVTVDRHLQTSDPAIFAAGDCAFLSHAPRPKAGVYAVRAAPVLLHNLRAAAAGLPLQPFHPQRDYLKLVSLGPREAVADKFGLRSGGAWLWRLKDRIDRKFMAKFDAYPVMSRVVPAPGALGLAEAMGEKPLCGGCGAKVGPGALSAALRGLPVPVRGDVLSGPGDDAAVLRHGEGVQVITTDHLRATCADARLMARIAAIHALGDIWAMGAAPQAALAQVTLPRLSEVLQADMLAEIMAAAGEVFGAAGADVVGGHTTVGAELTIGFTITGLAARPVTKAGARPGDVLILTKALGSGTIMAADMALARIPGAILGEAVAACWAAMAVPQERAAAALAPVAHAMTDVTGFGLAGHLLEMLEASGVAAQISLAQLPLMQGAEALAAQGVASTLAPANRAAVMGRMSVPGGPRGALLFDPQTAGPLLAAVPEDRAGAVLAALVDAGVPAVRIGVVQAGVPYLHVV; encoded by the coding sequence ATGCAGGATCCGATCCCCCTTGTTCAGGATATCGTACTGGTGGGCGGGGGCCATGCCCATGCTCTGGTGCTGCGGATGTGGGCGATGGACCCGCTGCCGGGGGTGCGGTTGACGGTGATCAATCCGAACCCGGCGGCCCCCTATACCGGCATGTTGCCGGGGCTGATCGCGGCGCATTACCGGGCGGATGAGATCATGATTGATCTGGTCCGGCTGGCGCGCTTTGCCGGGGCGCGGGTGATCCTGGACCGGGCGGTGGGGATCGACCGGGCGGCAAAGAAGGTGCTGTTGGCCGGGCGCGGGGCGCTGCGCTATGACCTGCTGTCGCTGGATATCGGGATCGGGTCGGACCTGCCGGATGTGCCGGGATTTGCCGAACATGCGGTGGCGGCCAAGCCCTTGGGGGATTACGCCCGGCGGTGGGGGGCCTTTGTAGCCAAGGCCCCGGCGGAGCCGCGGCTGGTGCTGATCGGGGCCGGGGTTGGCGGGGTGGAACTGGCGCTGGCCTCGGCCCATCGGTTGCGCGCGGCGGGGAGGGTGCCGCAGGTGACGCTGCTGGAACAAAGCGCGGCAGTCTTGCCAAACATCGGTGCGCGGGCGCGGGCCACATTGCTGGCGCGGCTGGACGCGGCGGGTGTGGTGATCAGGACGGGGGTTCGGCCCGTGGCCGTGGGGGCCGATCATGTGATGCTGTCGGATGGAGCGAGGCTGGCATCGGATTTCACCCTGTCGGTGGCGGGGGCGCGGCCACAGGGTTGGCTGGCCGAGACGGGGCTGATGATGCACGAGGGCTTTGTCACCGTGGACCGGCATCTGCAAACGTCGGACCCGGCGATCTTTGCGGCCGGCGATTGCGCCTTTTTGAGCCATGCGCCGCGGCCCAAGGCCGGGGTCTATGCGGTGCGGGCAGCACCGGTGCTGCTGCACAATCTGCGGGCAGCGGCGGCGGGATTGCCCTTGCAGCCGTTCCACCCGCAGCGGGATTATCTGAAGCTGGTCTCGCTGGGGCCCCGCGAGGCGGTGGCGGACAAGTTCGGCCTGCGGTCGGGCGGGGCGTGGCTGTGGCGATTGAAGGACCGGATCGACCGCAAGTTCATGGCGAAGTTCGACGCCTATCCCGTCATGTCGCGGGTGGTGCCTGCGCCCGGCGCATTGGGGCTGGCCGAGGCGATGGGGGAAAAGCCGCTTTGCGGTGGCTGCGGGGCAAAGGTCGGGCCGGGGGCGTTGAGCGCCGCGCTGCGGGGACTGCCGGTGCCCGTGCGGGGGGATGTGCTGTCAGGGCCGGGGGATGATGCGGCGGTGCTGCGGCATGGCGAGGGGGTGCAGGTGATCACCACCGATCATCTGCGCGCGACCTGTGCGGATGCGCGCCTGATGGCGCGGATCGCGGCGATTCATGCGCTGGGCGACATCTGGGCGATGGGGGCTGCGCCGCAGGCGGCGCTGGCGCAGGTGACGCTGCCGCGCCTTTCCGAGGTGTTGCAGGCCGACATGCTGGCCGAGATCATGGCGGCGGCGGGTGAGGTATTCGGCGCGGCCGGGGCGGATGTGGTGGGCGGGCATACGACCGTGGGGGCGGAACTGACGATCGGGTTCACCATCACGGGGTTGGCGGCGCGGCCTGTGACCAAGGCGGGGGCGCGGCCGGGGGATGTGCTGATCCTGACCAAGGCGCTGGGGTCGGGCACGATCATGGCGGCGGATATGGCGCTGGCGCGTATCCCCGGTGCAATTCTGGGCGAGGCGGTGGCGGCCTGTTGGGCGGCCATGGCCGTGCCGCAGGAGCGGGCGGCGGCGGCCCTCGCCCCCGTGGCCCATGCGATGACGGATGTGACGGGGTTCGGGCTTGCCGGGCATCTGCTGGAGATGCTGGAGGCATCGGGTGTGGCGGCGCAGATTTCGCTGGCACAGCTGCCGTTGATGCAGGGTGCCGAGGCATTGGCGGCGCAGGGTGTGGCAAGCACGCTTGCGCCTGCGAACCGGGCTGCCGTGATGGGGCGGATGAGCGTGCCGGGGGGGCCGCGCGGGGCGTTGCTGTTCGATCCGCAGACGGCGGGGCCGCTGTTGGCCGCGGTGCCGGAGGATCGGGCCGGGGCGGTGCTGGCGGCGCTGGTGGACGCGGGGGTGCCTGCGGTGCGGATCGGGGTGGTTCAGGCAGGGGTGCCTTATCTGCACGTGGTGTAA
- a CDS encoding hydantoinase/oxoprolinase family protein, protein MAYFLGVDTGGTYTDAVIVDEAATRVIGSAKSLTTRGDLALGIGRAVDAALAGAGVAPGQVSLVSLSTTLATNALVEGQGGRVALVFIGFDAADLERGGLVEALKGDPVIHLAGGHSHAGTEIAPLDLARLEAEVAALADQVVGFAVAASFATRNPAHEVAARAVIRRVTGRPVTCSHELSANLNGPKRALTAVLNARLIGMIDRLVAACERHLDAVGIVAPLMVVRGDGALISAAMVRERPIETILSGPAASIVGARWLTGESDALVSDIGGTTTDVALLRGGLPEIDPQGARVGGFRTMVEAVAMRTTGLGGDSEVHLITEGLNGGLRLGPRRLVPVSLLAVEHGPMVHAALDRWLSADAVGEYDGRFVIPMGGNTGGLGPRDLAVLGRVTGPMAVGNALTSRLEVAALERLVARGLVMISGVTPSDASHVLGRLEAWDSAAAEKAVRLLARRRNGRGERFAPDAATLAQAIVDQLTQQTVDCLLEAAFAEDSAFAGEVPETLARHRLTSVGLSQHRGIVEITARLGVPVIGLGASAGSYYGAVGERLGCRMVLPQHAGVANAIGAVVGQVSQRVTGTVTSPSEGRFVVHLADGVQQFSERETAMAALEAALVAEASTRARAAGAEELHVTVSRDIREAEVEGRAMFIEAQVTATASGRPRVAHG, encoded by the coding sequence ATGGCGTATTTTCTGGGCGTGGATACAGGCGGCACCTACACCGATGCGGTGATCGTGGATGAGGCTGCGACGCGGGTGATCGGATCGGCCAAATCGCTGACCACGCGGGGGGACCTGGCGCTGGGGATCGGGCGGGCGGTCGATGCGGCACTGGCCGGGGCGGGGGTTGCGCCGGGGCAGGTGTCGCTGGTGTCGCTGTCTACCACGCTGGCCACCAATGCGCTGGTCGAGGGGCAGGGCGGGCGCGTGGCGCTGGTCTTTATCGGGTTTGATGCGGCCGACCTGGAACGCGGGGGTCTTGTCGAAGCGCTGAAGGGCGATCCGGTGATCCATCTGGCGGGCGGGCACAGCCATGCGGGGACAGAGATCGCGCCGCTGGATCTGGCGCGGCTGGAGGCCGAGGTGGCTGCGCTTGCCGATCAGGTGGTGGGCTTTGCGGTGGCCGCCAGTTTTGCCACCCGCAACCCGGCGCATGAAGTGGCGGCGCGGGCGGTGATCCGGCGGGTGACGGGGCGGCCGGTGACCTGTTCGCATGAGCTGTCGGCCAATCTGAACGGGCCGAAGCGGGCGCTGACGGCGGTGCTGAATGCGCGGCTGATCGGGATGATCGACCGGCTGGTGGCGGCCTGCGAACGGCATCTGGATGCGGTGGGGATTGTGGCGCCGCTGATGGTGGTGCGCGGCGACGGGGCGCTGATTTCTGCGGCGATGGTGCGGGAGCGGCCGATTGAAACCATCCTGTCCGGCCCGGCCGCTAGCATCGTTGGCGCGCGGTGGTTGACCGGGGAATCCGATGCGCTGGTATCCGACATCGGGGGCACGACGACGGATGTGGCCCTGCTGCGCGGTGGGCTGCCGGAGATTGACCCGCAAGGCGCGCGGGTGGGCGGGTTCCGCACCATGGTCGAGGCGGTGGCGATGCGGACCACGGGGCTGGGCGGTGACAGCGAGGTGCATCTGATCACCGAAGGGCTGAACGGCGGGCTGCGGCTGGGGCCGCGGCGGTTGGTGCCGGTGTCGCTTTTGGCGGTGGAGCATGGGCCGATGGTGCATGCGGCGCTGGATCGCTGGCTGTCGGCGGATGCGGTGGGCGAATATGACGGGCGGTTCGTGATCCCGATGGGGGGAAATACGGGCGGGCTGGGGCCGCGCGATCTGGCGGTGCTGGGGCGGGTGACGGGGCCGATGGCCGTGGGCAACGCGCTGACATCGCGGCTGGAGGTGGCGGCGCTGGAGCGGCTGGTGGCGCGCGGGCTGGTGATGATTTCCGGGGTGACGCCGTCGGATGCCAGCCATGTGCTGGGGCGGCTGGAGGCATGGGACAGTGCGGCGGCGGAAAAGGCAGTGCGGCTGCTGGCACGGCGGCGCAACGGGCGGGGCGAGCGGTTCGCGCCTGATGCAGCGACGCTGGCGCAGGCGATCGTGGATCAGCTGACACAGCAGACGGTGGATTGCCTGCTGGAGGCCGCCTTTGCCGAGGACAGTGCCTTTGCTGGCGAGGTGCCGGAAACGCTGGCGCGGCATCGGCTGACATCGGTGGGGTTGTCGCAGCATCGCGGGATCGTCGAGATCACCGCGCGGCTTGGCGTGCCGGTGATCGGGCTGGGCGCTTCGGCCGGGTCTTACTATGGCGCGGTTGGGGAACGGCTTGGCTGCCGGATGGTGTTGCCGCAACATGCGGGTGTGGCCAACGCCATCGGCGCGGTGGTGGGGCAGGTGAGCCAGCGGGTGACGGGGACAGTCACCTCGCCCAGCGAAGGCCGGTTCGTGGTGCATCTGGCCGATGGGGTGCAGCAGTTTTCCGAGCGGGAAACGGCGATGGCCGCGCTTGAGGCTGCGTTGGTTGCAGAGGCCAGCACCCGCGCCCGCGCGGCGGGGGCCGAGGAACTGCACGTGACAGTCAGCCGCGACATTCGCGAGGCCGAGGTGGAGGGCCGCGCGATGTTCATCGAGGCGCAGGTGACCGCCACCGCATCCGGCCGCCCGCGCGTGGCGCATGGCTGA
- a CDS encoding helix-turn-helix transcriptional regulator: MPRPLSATPVSTSVTLTEAAILWTECLHGTGDLRAAMSSLSRCVRADCAVLIRAHIPSGKHRILSSYDCKAATGAFPMTRPLGLDLITIPPHRARGGSLWSLRDPSHAEDDRLDPQQHHWLTQRAIADVILVVLGHATGVIDMLEFHLPRRLDRHHYDQLDTLAQAIAFAWNRRPEGRIARLMSNTPSVTRRMAPDPSSAPEALSSANPWQLTATELRICTLIRDGLAATDIVSAFGVAESTVRSHLRNIYAKAEVTGQVGLIHKLLDDQAAQRAVR, from the coding sequence ATGCCACGACCGCTCTCAGCCACACCAGTTTCCACCTCGGTCACGCTGACCGAAGCCGCGATTCTCTGGACCGAATGCCTGCACGGCACCGGCGATCTGCGCGCCGCGATGAGCAGCCTGTCCCGTTGCGTGCGGGCGGATTGCGCTGTTCTGATCCGCGCCCACATCCCATCCGGCAAACATCGCATCCTGTCGTCCTACGATTGCAAGGCTGCGACCGGCGCTTTCCCAATGACGCGGCCGCTGGGCCTTGACCTCATCACGATACCACCGCACCGCGCCCGCGGCGGCAGCCTCTGGTCCTTGCGCGACCCGAGCCATGCCGAGGACGACCGTCTCGATCCGCAACAGCATCATTGGCTTACACAACGCGCGATTGCCGACGTGATCCTCGTCGTTCTGGGTCATGCCACCGGCGTCATTGATATGCTGGAATTTCACCTGCCGCGCCGCCTTGACCGGCATCATTACGATCAATTGGACACTCTGGCCCAAGCCATCGCCTTTGCTTGGAATCGCCGCCCGGAGGGGCGCATCGCGCGCCTGATGTCGAACACGCCCAGCGTCACACGGCGAATGGCCCCCGATCCGTCTTCCGCCCCCGAAGCGCTGTCCAGCGCAAATCCCTGGCAACTGACCGCGACCGAACTGCGCATCTGCACCCTGATCCGAGACGGCCTCGCCGCAACCGACATCGTCTCTGCCTTTGGCGTGGCCGAGTCCACGGTCAGGTCGCATTTGCGAAACATCTACGCCAAGGCAGAGGTTACCGGACAAGTGGGCCTGATCCACAAGCTCTTGGACGATCAGGCGGCACAACGGGCCGTGCGCTGA
- the cpaB gene encoding Flp pilus assembly protein CpaB, with product MRVTSILFALVGLGVAAGSAQLARDLLVTPAATASSEKPDLVTIVTTSKEIGRGDVLQAQHFTTQVWPRSALPVDAFTELEDLLPPPDGKPRRALRSMVAGEVVLASKVSDFGEKVTIVQSITPGARAMSIKVDAVTAVGGLVTPGDFVDILLTRGDDATLVTDTIMRKVKVLAVDQSSDELNEAPEIAATVTVEVTPEEGQVLALAQRAGSLSLALRTPDTAEGPPIDRLRLSDLVPEPAPPPPEPVVVEAAPVVAVAPAPPPRKTVVIRRGTDAQEEVTLRN from the coding sequence ATGCGTGTAACCTCGATCCTGTTTGCCCTTGTAGGCCTTGGCGTTGCTGCCGGATCGGCGCAATTGGCGCGGGATCTGCTGGTTACGCCAGCGGCGACGGCCAGTTCGGAGAAGCCTGACCTGGTGACGATCGTCACGACATCGAAAGAAATCGGGCGGGGCGATGTGTTGCAGGCGCAGCATTTTACCACGCAGGTCTGGCCGCGGTCAGCGCTGCCGGTGGATGCCTTTACCGAGCTGGAGGATCTGTTGCCGCCCCCGGACGGCAAGCCGCGCCGGGCCCTTCGGTCGATGGTGGCGGGCGAGGTCGTGCTGGCGTCAAAGGTTTCGGACTTTGGTGAGAAGGTGACCATTGTGCAGTCGATCACGCCCGGAGCGCGGGCGATGTCGATCAAGGTCGATGCGGTCACTGCGGTGGGCGGTTTGGTGACGCCGGGCGATTTCGTCGACATTCTGCTGACGCGGGGGGACGATGCCACGCTGGTGACAGACACGATCATGCGCAAGGTCAAGGTTCTGGCCGTTGACCAAAGCTCGGACGAATTGAATGAAGCCCCGGAGATTGCCGCTACCGTGACGGTGGAGGTCACGCCGGAGGAAGGGCAGGTTCTGGCGCTGGCCCAGAGGGCGGGTTCGTTGAGCCTGGCTTTGCGGACGCCTGATACCGCCGAAGGCCCGCCGATTGACCGGCTGCGGCTGAGCGATCTGGTGCCGGAGCCGGCCCCACCACCGCCGGAACCTGTGGTCGTCGAGGCGGCCCCGGTCGTGGCCGTGGCCCCCGCTCCGCCGCCGCGCAAGACGGTTGTGATCCGGCGCGGAACGGATGCGCAGGAAGAAGTGACCCTGAGAAACTGA
- a CDS encoding pilus assembly protein TadG-related protein: MSCLPFPLFRMPGCLRRFAADQGGAVLVMWGMFLAVAFGFLALAVDFGRVASTQSEMQSYADQVALAAAGELDGRTDSITRATVAADRLIRDWQTYAAGDRALGGAADFRLAFLTTLPSSDTAAAAATTADARLARYVQVTVATATVPTPFAAVASTLRGAAVTSNFEVAASATAGPAAYACDVTPLMFCVPSGWRADANRGDQITLRSGGQGAAWGPGNFGFLDPSSLPTDAEGPCALATGAQLYRCLVGAERAVTACIRTDQGVNTLTGQRVGLAEAFNTRFDHFSGSMQTLRNDPAYRPAPNTVQGTLPRRPGNGNAPRPACRGNNVEVSDAMALPRDTCIVSGTCGRFGDGSWNRGAYVAMNHNGVYPAGTNATSTRYAMYLAEIAAARSRTAPNNVPLPGRQETGAPQCHALGPTNDPDRRTVIAAAIDCAANDIRGSTSNVVPLEYVQLFMTEPVATPGGGSDAEIMVEVIRSAGGLGSGATTGTYREIVQLYR, encoded by the coding sequence ATGTCATGCCTGCCTTTCCCCTTGTTCCGAATGCCGGGCTGCCTGCGCCGCTTTGCGGCGGATCAGGGCGGGGCTGTTCTGGTGATGTGGGGGATGTTTCTGGCGGTGGCCTTCGGGTTTCTGGCGCTCGCGGTGGATTTCGGCCGCGTGGCCAGTACCCAGAGCGAGATGCAATCCTATGCTGATCAGGTAGCGCTTGCCGCTGCGGGCGAGTTGGACGGGCGGACGGACTCCATCACCCGCGCCACGGTTGCGGCGGATCGCTTGATCCGGGATTGGCAGACCTATGCTGCGGGCGACCGTGCGCTTGGGGGGGCAGCGGACTTCCGACTGGCCTTTCTGACCACATTGCCCAGCAGCGATACGGCGGCCGCCGCGGCCACGACCGCCGATGCGCGGCTGGCGCGCTATGTTCAGGTGACCGTGGCAACCGCGACGGTGCCCACTCCCTTTGCGGCGGTGGCCTCGACGTTGCGCGGTGCGGCCGTGACATCAAATTTCGAAGTGGCGGCCTCGGCGACGGCGGGTCCGGCTGCCTATGCCTGCGACGTGACGCCGTTGATGTTCTGTGTTCCGAGCGGATGGCGGGCGGATGCCAATCGCGGCGATCAGATCACCCTGCGGTCGGGTGGGCAAGGCGCGGCCTGGGGGCCCGGGAATTTCGGCTTTCTTGATCCGTCCAGCCTGCCGACCGATGCCGAAGGCCCATGCGCCCTTGCGACCGGCGCGCAACTCTATCGCTGCCTTGTCGGGGCGGAACGGGCCGTCACGGCCTGTATCCGCACCGATCAGGGCGTCAACACCCTGACCGGGCAGCGTGTGGGCTTGGCCGAGGCATTCAATACCCGATTTGACCATTTCAGCGGGTCGATGCAGACCCTGCGAAACGATCCGGCCTATCGTCCGGCACCCAACACCGTGCAAGGCACGCTGCCGAGGCGGCCGGGCAATGGCAACGCACCCCGCCCGGCCTGCCGCGGGAACAACGTCGAGGTGTCGGATGCGATGGCCTTGCCGCGTGATACCTGCATTGTATCAGGGACTTGCGGGCGGTTCGGGGATGGCAGTTGGAACCGCGGCGCTTATGTCGCGATGAACCATAACGGCGTGTATCCTGCGGGAACCAACGCGACCAGCACCCGCTATGCGATGTATCTGGCCGAGATTGCGGCCGCGCGCAGCAGGACGGCACCGAACAACGTGCCCCTTCCGGGCCGGCAGGAAACCGGGGCACCGCAATGCCACGCGCTTGGCCCGACAAACGATCCGGACCGACGGACAGTGATTGCGGCGGCGATCGATTGTGCGGCCAACGACATTCGTGGAAGCACCAGCAATGTCGTGCCGCTGGAGTATGTCCAGCTTTTCATGACAGAACCCGTCGCCACCCCGGGCGGCGGCTCGGACGCCGAAATCATGGTCGAGGTCATTCGCAGCGCGGGGGGTCTTGGCTCCGGCGCGACGACGGGTACCTACCGCGAAATCGTACAGTTGTATCGGTGA
- a CDS encoding TadE/TadG family type IV pilus assembly protein → MALFPHLRRFANDRSGAALVEFALALPLIILVSYISIDGLRLMWSYQAATAGVHEATRYLARVAPGDICETGGTLSSFDAALFTMVDGAGGGQSVFGRDAELLGVTTSLRCVADAGLRQPQVPVVTVSADLRMFLPLHLVLSQLAGTDAAVFTARIEEQARVYGL, encoded by the coding sequence ATGGCGCTGTTCCCCCACCTCCGCCGCTTTGCAAACGACCGTTCGGGCGCGGCGCTGGTCGAATTCGCTCTGGCGCTGCCGCTGATCATTCTGGTGAGCTATATCAGCATCGATGGGCTGCGGCTGATGTGGTCTTATCAGGCTGCAACCGCGGGGGTGCATGAAGCGACGCGCTATCTGGCGCGCGTGGCTCCGGGTGATATCTGCGAAACGGGCGGGACGCTGAGCAGTTTTGACGCGGCGCTGTTCACCATGGTCGATGGTGCAGGCGGCGGGCAAAGCGTGTTTGGTCGCGATGCCGAACTGCTGGGGGTGACGACGAGCCTCCGCTGCGTGGCGGATGCGGGATTGCGGCAACCTCAGGTGCCTGTGGTGACAGTATCGGCTGATCTGCGCATGTTCCTGCCGCTTCACCTTGTCTTGTCGCAGCTGGCAGGAACGGATGCGGCGGTCTTTACGGCGCGGATCGAGGAACAGGCGAGGGTTTACGGACTATGA
- a CDS encoding TadE/TadG family type IV pilus assembly protein, translating into MTPLRARHRLAARLRRFAGDEGGATLIEFSLVVLLFLFLLFAIIDFGRLAHTWAAAQKATQVAARIAAVRPPACAGVPVLNSRGAAGAGITFGTLCRAGAGICADPGPASCSGVSTNATTAEIFAKIRPLLPAGATEGNLRFTYRFDPNLGFLGGPYVPMVTVDLQGLEFVFVSNLGLMITPITGQPTTLGANIPLPRMSISVPGEDLALGTAG; encoded by the coding sequence ATGACCCCGCTGCGCGCCCGTCATCGCCTTGCTGCACGCCTGCGCCGCTTTGCCGGGGATGAGGGCGGTGCCACGCTGATCGAGTTTTCGCTGGTGGTGTTGCTCTTTCTGTTCCTGCTGTTTGCCATCATCGATTTCGGGCGGCTTGCCCACACCTGGGCCGCCGCGCAAAAGGCCACGCAGGTCGCGGCACGGATCGCGGCAGTGCGCCCACCGGCCTGTGCGGGTGTTCCGGTGCTGAACAGCCGGGGGGCGGCGGGGGCCGGGATCACGTTTGGTACCTTGTGCCGGGCGGGGGCGGGCATCTGCGCCGATCCGGGGCCTGCCAGTTGTTCCGGGGTAAGCACGAATGCGACGACCGCCGAGATCTTTGCCAAGATCCGCCCGCTGCTGCCGGCCGGGGCGACCGAAGGCAACCTGCGGTTCACCTATCGGTTCGATCCGAACCTCGGGTTCTTGGGTGGGCCTTATGTGCCGATGGTGACGGTCGATCTACAGGGGTTGGAGTTCGTCTTCGTGTCCAACCTTGGCCTGATGATCACGCCGATCACAGGCCAGCCAACAACTTTGGGGGCAAACATCCCGCTGCCCCGGATGTCGATTTCGGTGCCGGGCGAGGACCTGGCGCTGGGAACGGCCGGGTAG
- a CDS encoding AAA family ATPase, which translates to MSDSLFFRTSRAEREMPPLRGEDGLNDAVIPLALHRAQLDLAKGPGHEAAPIPRVSPASAPLQEAPANAEGPIAPAVKEKPQAVATSPADPVFRNRGRLYLVSRSRGGVGATTFAVNLALGLCQTTQKAKRRVAIVDFDLQFGTLGSSLDLADKGGLLALAQLDYEPDVHAIRAALQLHESGLSVLPAPRHPVPLDALDAARVQSIIDALLESHDAVVVDLPPALVDWLEPLLRRAERLFMVTDLAVTSIDCAKRILDTFREDAPELRVDIIVGREKKPLFGGRLHREIVTALNQPLRHWLPFDPKRARLALDRGEPLLKMQPRGAWSRGIRKIVGGLE; encoded by the coding sequence ATGAGCGACAGTCTTTTCTTCAGAACAAGCCGCGCCGAACGTGAAATGCCCCCGCTGCGAGGGGAGGACGGGCTGAACGATGCGGTGATCCCGCTGGCGCTGCACCGGGCCCAGCTTGACCTGGCCAAGGGCCCGGGGCACGAGGCGGCGCCGATTCCGCGGGTGAGCCCAGCATCCGCGCCGCTGCAGGAAGCGCCTGCCAATGCCGAAGGCCCGATCGCACCTGCCGTGAAAGAGAAGCCGCAGGCGGTTGCGACGTCGCCAGCTGACCCCGTGTTTCGCAATCGGGGGCGTTTGTACCTTGTGTCGCGGTCGCGCGGTGGTGTGGGGGCCACGACTTTTGCGGTGAACCTTGCGCTTGGCCTGTGTCAGACGACGCAGAAAGCGAAACGGCGCGTGGCGATTGTCGACTTTGATCTGCAGTTTGGCACGCTGGGAAGCAGCCTCGATCTTGCAGATAAAGGCGGGCTTCTGGCGCTTGCGCAGCTGGATTACGAACCCGATGTGCATGCCATCCGTGCCGCCCTGCAATTGCACGAGAGCGGGCTTTCGGTTCTGCCTGCACCGCGTCATCCCGTGCCGCTGGATGCGCTGGATGCGGCGCGCGTGCAATCGATCATCGACGCCCTGCTGGAGAGCCATGATGCTGTTGTGGTCGATCTGCCGCCCGCGCTGGTTGACTGGCTTGAGCCGCTGCTGCGACGGGCAGAGCGGCTGTTCATGGTGACCGACCTTGCCGTCACGTCGATCGACTGTGCCAAGCGCATTCTGGACACTTTCCGTGAGGATGCGCCAGAGTTGCGGGTCGATATCATCGTGGGGCGCGAAAAGAAGCCGCTGTTTGGCGGGCGGCTTCACCGTGAGATTGTGACGGCCCTCAATCAGCCGCTGCGCCATTGGCTTCCCTTTGATCCGAAGCGGGCACGGCTGGCACTCGATCGTGGCGAACCGCTGTTGAAGATGCAGCCGCGTGGTGCCTGGTCGCGGGGCATTCGCAAGATTGTGGGAGGGCTTGAGTGA